From a region of the Paenibacillus sp. FSL R10-2734 genome:
- a CDS encoding sugar efflux transporter, with protein sequence MIKRLTALFSIPSYALLFLCMLLQGMGISLSAPFLSIYFTEQLGVSVGLFGVFLAVTLIAGIWISTLIGRRSDLGLNRKNIYLVATLCNALAYSGYLLIQDFTILFIYMIVFTALGAPGMPQLFAIAREAVNKSDFTDTAFANSTLRSAFSLGFISGPLIGTLLIAAVGFKGIFSGTIGVFLLVALLVFLFLKSNVELKSNNAEVKVKTFRLGQNRNILLPFLILILMYIAHWTSSINTALFITNNLGGTTSDVGLVSSICAALEIPFMIMLGLLSAKYSNRILMMCGAVLGAAYYLVVITSSTMWQMLAAQILLAVFVAVISAIGISYIQDLLPSMPGYASTLYSNSSTIGRLIGSLVGGGLASIVGYRYSFVLCFILILISLIMLAVSGRHPVNEPDQLAV encoded by the coding sequence ATGATTAAACGACTTACTGCACTATTTTCAATTCCCTCTTATGCCTTACTCTTTTTATGTATGCTACTGCAGGGAATGGGGATTTCACTCAGCGCACCCTTCTTGTCCATTTATTTTACGGAACAGCTTGGCGTATCTGTGGGTTTATTTGGTGTTTTTCTAGCTGTCACGTTAATTGCTGGGATATGGATTAGTACGCTAATCGGAAGACGTTCTGACCTCGGCTTGAATCGAAAAAACATTTACCTTGTTGCCACACTCTGTAATGCTCTGGCTTATAGCGGGTACTTGCTCATTCAGGATTTTACGATCTTGTTCATCTACATGATTGTGTTCACCGCCCTCGGTGCACCAGGGATGCCTCAATTGTTCGCCATTGCTAGAGAAGCAGTGAATAAGAGTGATTTTACAGATACTGCATTTGCTAATTCCACCTTACGTTCTGCGTTCTCTCTCGGCTTTATTTCAGGTCCTTTAATCGGTACCCTGCTAATCGCCGCAGTTGGATTTAAGGGGATTTTCTCGGGTACGATCGGAGTTTTCCTGCTTGTTGCCTTACTGGTTTTCCTATTTCTCAAATCAAATGTTGAACTAAAAAGCAATAATGCTGAAGTAAAAGTAAAAACCTTCCGACTGGGTCAGAATCGTAATATCCTGCTGCCTTTTCTGATTCTGATCCTCATGTATATAGCTCACTGGACGAGCAGCATCAATACTGCCCTCTTTATTACCAACAATCTCGGGGGAACAACAAGCGATGTCGGTCTAGTCAGCAGTATTTGTGCTGCGCTAGAAATTCCTTTTATGATTATGCTCGGTCTACTCAGTGCAAAGTACAGTAACCGAATCTTGATGATGTGTGGGGCCGTTCTAGGAGCAGCTTATTATCTCGTTGTCATTACCTCAAGTACGATGTGGCAAATGCTTGCAGCCCAAATTCTGCTTGCCGTTTTTGTTGCCGTTATTTCAGCGATTGGCATTAGCTACATCCAGGATCTACTTCCAAGCATGCCAGGGTATGCATCCACGCTCTACTCAAATTCATCCACGATCGGTCGGCTGATTGGTAGTCTTGTTGGCGGTGGATTAGCTAGTATTGTAGGTTACCGGTATTCATTTGTGCTCTGTTTTATACTTATCCTTATTTCCTTAATCATGCTAGCGGTAAGCGGACGTCATCCTGTAAATGAACCAGATCAATTAGCGGTTTAA
- a CDS encoding SMI1/KNR4 family protein, producing MNKELIAQLSQWHEDDEHQKIVDTLMKISPEDRDYEVVSSLARAYNNLGRYEEALEHFAMIAEQGQNDYLWHFRVGYSYYYLNRYEEAVSVLGIAHDLDPDDEKTVMFLNFSQRKLRKEQHAAARRAIREQHNDSGMATTPFEGMDFSDFWDDSDYALREYVSASPTDELIASIEEALGYKLPASYISLMKQHNGGVPYNTCFPTEDATSWAEDHIAITGIMGIGREKSYSLCGDLGSPFMIEEWGYPDIGVVICDCPSAGHDVVMLDYRNCGRDGEPEVIHVDQEDNYEITFLAPDFETFIRGLVSEEEYDTSQEDKEEDLRKVAVGQFSPLLAKLCSHVSEVDQLEQKIRKVCTRIVEEKGHFSFHADELSTLMYDVQFWLYTSSYPNTNRQQYLDVYEKMIAFGGEFGQGGYAPGWISDWIDGRIREGLIVQENGALCFTDQARSEVIARLEAEAAE from the coding sequence ATGAACAAAGAACTAATTGCACAGCTGTCGCAGTGGCATGAGGATGATGAACACCAGAAGATTGTAGACACTCTGATGAAGATTTCTCCAGAGGACAGAGATTACGAGGTGGTCAGCAGTCTGGCAAGAGCGTATAACAATCTGGGACGTTATGAAGAAGCCCTTGAGCACTTCGCGATGATTGCGGAACAGGGGCAGAATGACTATCTGTGGCATTTTCGAGTGGGATATTCCTACTATTATTTGAATCGATATGAGGAAGCGGTGAGTGTGCTGGGTATTGCCCATGACCTTGATCCGGATGATGAGAAAACAGTCATGTTTCTGAACTTCAGCCAGCGCAAGCTACGCAAAGAACAACACGCCGCAGCCAGACGGGCAATCAGAGAGCAGCATAATGATTCGGGGATGGCTACAACTCCTTTTGAAGGGATGGATTTCTCCGACTTTTGGGATGATAGCGATTATGCGCTAAGAGAATATGTTTCTGCCTCGCCTACGGATGAGCTGATTGCTTCTATAGAAGAAGCACTCGGTTACAAGCTTCCTGCCTCTTATATCAGTCTGATGAAGCAGCACAATGGGGGAGTTCCTTATAATACTTGTTTTCCGACGGAGGACGCGACTTCATGGGCGGAGGATCATATTGCGATTACGGGCATTATGGGCATCGGACGTGAGAAAAGCTATTCACTCTGCGGCGATCTCGGCAGCCCGTTTATGATTGAGGAGTGGGGATATCCTGACATCGGCGTGGTGATTTGTGACTGCCCTTCGGCAGGTCATGATGTCGTGATGCTGGATTATCGGAACTGCGGGAGGGACGGGGAACCCGAGGTGATTCATGTGGATCAGGAAGACAATTATGAGATTACGTTCCTGGCCCCAGACTTCGAGACGTTTATACGCGGCCTGGTGAGTGAGGAGGAATATGACACCTCTCAAGAAGATAAAGAGGAAGATCTGCGCAAGGTAGCCGTAGGCCAATTCTCGCCTTTGCTTGCGAAGCTGTGCAGTCATGTGTCTGAGGTGGATCAGCTTGAGCAAAAGATCCGTAAAGTATGTACCCGAATCGTTGAAGAGAAGGGGCATTTTTCCTTTCATGCGGATGAGCTTTCTACTCTGATGTATGATGTGCAGTTCTGGCTGTACACAAGCTCTTATCCGAATACGAACCGTCAGCAATATCTGGATGTATATGAGAAAATGATCGCCTTTGGCGGCGAGTTCGGTCAAGGCGGGTATGCTCCCGGCTGGATCAGCGACTGGATAGATGGGCGAATACGGGAAGGGCTGATCGTTCAGGAAAACGGGGCGCTTTGCTTCACGGATCAAGCCCGCTCAGAAGTCATTGCACGGCTGGAAGCGGAAGCCGCAGAGTAG
- a CDS encoding aldo/keto reductase, with protein MQKVVLNNNVEMPILGFGVYQIQDANECEQSVYDAIMAGYRLIDTAASYLNEEAVGRAIKRSGVAREELFITTKLWVQDTGYERTKKAFEKSLNKLQLEYLDLYLIHQPFGDVYGSWRAMEELYREGKVRAIGVSNFQADRLIDLIIHNEIVPAVNQVETHPFNQQIENAKFMKENGVQIESWAPFAEGKNNLFENELLVPIAEKYNKSVAQVVLRWLTQRDIVVIPKSVRKERIIENFNIFDFELSQEDMASITALDTKQSLFFSHQDPEMVKWIGTRKLDN; from the coding sequence ATGCAAAAAGTAGTTTTGAACAATAATGTTGAGATGCCTATACTCGGTTTTGGTGTTTATCAGATTCAAGACGCAAATGAATGTGAGCAAAGCGTCTATGACGCTATTATGGCGGGTTATCGCCTGATTGATACTGCCGCCTCTTATCTAAACGAAGAAGCAGTTGGCCGGGCAATTAAACGGAGTGGTGTGGCAAGAGAGGAATTATTTATTACTACAAAGCTTTGGGTTCAGGATACTGGTTATGAGCGCACAAAGAAAGCATTCGAGAAATCACTGAACAAATTGCAACTTGAATATTTGGATTTGTATTTAATTCATCAACCCTTTGGCGATGTCTATGGCTCTTGGCGAGCTATGGAGGAGTTATATCGTGAAGGCAAGGTTCGCGCAATTGGCGTAAGTAACTTTCAAGCGGATCGCCTGATTGATTTGATTATTCATAATGAAATAGTTCCTGCCGTAAACCAAGTTGAAACCCACCCTTTCAACCAGCAAATCGAAAATGCAAAATTCATGAAAGAGAACGGTGTTCAGATTGAGTCATGGGCGCCTTTTGCTGAAGGAAAAAATAACTTGTTCGAGAATGAGTTATTGGTACCTATTGCTGAAAAGTATAATAAATCCGTTGCCCAGGTCGTTTTACGGTGGTTGACTCAAAGAGATATCGTTGTGATTCCGAAGTCTGTTCGTAAAGAACGAATTATCGAAAACTTCAATATTTTTGATTTTGAATTAAGCCAAGAGGATATGGCATCGATTACTGCGTTAGATACGAAACAAAGCTTGTTCTTTTCCCATCAGGACCCTGAAATGGTAAAATGGATCGGTACTAGAAAACTAGATAACTAG